In Halanaerobiaceae bacterium ANBcell28, the sequence TAAGCTCTTCTACAGTAATATAATCTTCAATAGCTTGTATCCTTGGACCTGGCAATAATTGCTGTGGAATATCCATACTTACCTTTAATCCATATGTTATTTCATTACCTGGATCTTCCATTGTTCTTGATGAATCACAAGCTACTAAGAACACCATAGCAATTGACAAGATAATAATAAAAATTAGCAATTTTCTACTAAACATCATAAAAAGCCTCCCTTTATTTTAACTATTTTTTTGTGTTAATACAAAAATGTTTCTTCTCCACCTCTCTCGTATTTGATATTTTTTACTTTACTTACAATATATGTATTGTCTTGCTAATTATATATCAGTAACGTTAATCTTTCAATTGTTTTTTTACATATATTGTGAGACTCTTTAATTATACGTTCTTTTATACCTTGATATTAGCTTTTTTCAAAAAAAATTAATAACAGATTATGATAATTACTGGTATAAACAAAAATAGCCCTAAAAGGGCTATTACAATAGCTACATTAACTTTACCATTATTTGTCTGCAGTCTGGAATATCTAACATATACATTATGGGCTGTAATTTTGCCATTATAAGCTTCCAATTCAAGAGCTTCAAATTCCTTCTTATCTATATAGTATGAGCCATTATATAGTTCTGATTTTACTTTATGAGTAAGATCATCAGACAAATACATTTTCACAGAAGCACCCTCATAATCCATTAAATTAATATCTAGATCCCTCTTTTACTCAATAGTTATAACTACTCTATCTCCTCCATCATTTATATTAACTAAAGGTTCATCCCCCATTTCTTCGTCGATAGAATCAATAAGTCCATGTATATCTATACCTTCTTCTTCCATAGAACTAATAGCACTTTTAGGTACAAAGTTAGCAATTACTTTGGCTAATTTAAGTGGTATTGTTATATTCACCTTTTCTTGTCCGTTTTCTGAAACTAATATCCTTATCTTTTTCTTTGTCTTCTTAGTTGCGACAGGTTTACTTTCTAATGCATTTAATAGTTCAGTTGCTTCTTCTGCTGTAATTTCACCCTTTTCTAACATTTTCAAAATTCTCATTCTTTCTTCACTCATTTTCTGGTCCTCCTTTATATGCCTTTAAGCATTTTAATTGCTTCCTGTGAATCTATTTCGCCTTTTTCCAACATAGATAAGACATCTTTTCTTCTCTCTCCCGTAGTATCATCAAGACTACTTTTCACGTTATAGCCTAGCTCATTTATAATCTCGTCTAATTTGTTTCTAACTGTGGGGTATGATATGCCTAACTCCCTCTCAACCTCTTTAATATTTCCACGGGACTTTATAAAAACTTCTACAAATTTTAATTGTGAATTTGATAATTTTGCAAACTTACCTGCTGTAAAATTACCTCTTATTTCTGTTTCACAAGAAGGGCAATGTAAGGCTACTATCTTTAAATTTTTTCCACAAACAGGACAATCTCCAAGGAGTTTATTTGTCATTTTAACCATCCCTTTATATTTTTAAGTTTATAATCATTTCTTTATAAATATATTATATTGCATATTTTAATTTTGTCAAGAGAATATATTAATATTTTTAATATTTTAATTAATATTTTTAATTATAATTAATATATTTTTAATTTATTAATTAAGATAATTAATTTTTCTATAAAACAAGCCTGGCTATCTTTTTAATATTGAAATTTTCTTAGCCATTAAAAACAAGGCTAGGAGAAATGCTTCTCTTAGCCTTGTTATCTAATTGATTTTATAATTATTTAATTTCAAACTTATTAAAAATTTCATTTGCTAATTCTTTATTGAAAGTTCCATTACTATCCCTTTATATTATAGAAAAAAAGAAAAAGCCTGTAAATAGGTAACACACCCTATCTACAGACTTAACTTATAGTGAAGCATATATTCATATACTTAGATTAAAGTTTCTTACTTATACTAATTTCATTTATACCTTTTCCAGCTTAATTCCTGTTTCATGATCATTAAGATCATAGCTATCAAAATCTTCATCAAGAGTTTCAACACTAACAGCAAGTGTTTCTTCTTTGATATATTCTTCAAAAGCAGCAACAGCATTAGTAATTTCTTCATCGCCATTGAAGTAAATTTTGATATTATCCATTACTTCATAACCATTATTTTTCCTAATTTGCTGTACTTTTGAGACAAACTCTCTAGCATAACCTTCATCTAATAATTCTTGGCTTAAACTAGTATCAAGGATTACAAAGAGGTTGTTATCCATAGCTACAGCAAAGCCTTCTTTATCTTTGATTTCAATATTTACATAGTCTGCTTTTACTTCAAAGTCCTCTCCATCAAGATCTATAGTAAAGCTTTCACCATTATTAACTTTTTCTTTAATCTCTTCAGCATCAAGTTTATTCAAAGCTGGTGCAAAAAATCTCATTTTATCTCTTAAAATTGGTCCAACTACTGAGAAATTAGGTTTCAGATTGTAATCCATGTATCCAGCCAGGTCGTCAGTAAATACTATATCTTTTACATTTAGTTCTTCCTGCATTAATGGTACCAGATCATTTATTAGCTCCTGATGTTTACCATCAACCAATACCTTTTGAATTGGCTGTCTTACCTTAATATCATGCTCTTCTCTTACTGCCCTACCTAAAGTAACAAGCTTTCTAACTAGATCCATTTTTTCTTCAAGTTTGTTATCAATTAGATCTTCATTCACTTCAGGATAATCAGCTAAATGTACAGACTCTTCATTTGTTAGTTTCTGATAAAGCTCTTCAGCTATAAATGGTGTATATGGAGCAATCATTTTTGCTAATCCCATTAATACTTCGTAAGTTGTATTATATACTGATTTTTTATCATTATCTAATTCTGAAGCCCAGAATCTTCTTCTAGAACGTCTAATATACCAGTTAGAGAGATCTTCATCAATAAACTCCTGAATAGCTCTAACTACATTTGTAAGATCATATTCATCCATATATCCTGTAACAACTTTTAGCAGATTATTGTATTTTGATAATAACCATCTATCTAATCTACTTCTATCTTTGTATTCAACAAAGAAGTCATTAGGATCTAATTCATCAGTGTTAGCATATAATTTAAAGAAGTAATAAACATTCTTAATAGTCATATAGAATTTACTATTAACCTCTTTTAAGCCTTCTACATCAAATTTAGTTGGTGTCCAGGCTGGTGATACATAGAACAAATACCATCTTAATATGTCTGCACCATATTCATCAAAGAGTTCAAATGGATCTACTGAGTTACCCTTTGATTTGGACATTTTCTTGCCTTCTTTATCAAGAATTAAATCATTAACCAATACTCTCTTATAAGGTGATTTCCCGGTAACAAATGTAGAGATAGCTAGTAAGGAATAGAACCAACCTCTAGTTTGATCAATTCCTTCACAAATAAAGTCAGCAGGGAAATTTTCTTCAAAAGCATCTTCATTTTCGAATGGATAATGAAGTTGAGCAAAAGGCATAGATCCACTATCAAACCAACAGTCAACTACATCAGGAACCCTAGTCATAGTTTCTCCACATTCATCACATTTCAAATGAACATCATCTACATATGGTCTGTGTAATTCAATATTTTCATCAATATCTTCAATAGCCTTTTCAGCAAGCTCTTTTCTAGATCCTATACTTTGCTTATGTCCACATTCACATTC encodes:
- a CDS encoding DUF2089 domain-containing protein — encoded protein: MTNKLLGDCPVCGKNLKIVALHCPSCETEIRGNFTAGKFAKLSNSQLKFVEVFIKSRGNIKEVERELGISYPTVRNKLDEIINELGYNVKSSLDDTTGERRKDVLSMLEKGEIDSQEAIKMLKGI
- the ileS gene encoding isoleucine--tRNA ligase, giving the protein MSKFKDLSDLPISENEKKIAEYWDDINLLEKSISTRAEHDSFVFYEGPPTANGKPGIHHVIARALKDAVCRYKTMQGYQVKRKAGWDTHGLPVEIEVEKELNLSNKQDIEDYGIDKFNEKCRESVFKYESLWREMTRRMGYLIDLDNPYITLDNDYVETVWWILDKFNKEGMIYEGHKILPYCSRCGTGLASHEVAQGYEEIKSVTVYVKFKRKDVEEYFLAWTTTPWTLAANVALTVHPDMTYVKVNHNDEEILYLEKGLVSKVLDGNYEILEEIQGKDLEGIEYEQLMPFDTPDKKAFFVTCADYVTAEDGTGIVHTAPAFGEDDYQTGLRYDLPVLQPVDENGKYVTTPWKGMFVMDKETDIEVLKWLFENDKLYKKEKLAHNYPHCWRCKTPLLYYAKPSWYIEMTKLKDKLIENNNGVEWYPDFVGEGRFGYWLENLKDWAISRSRYWGTPLNIWECECGHKQSIGSRKELAEKAIEDIDENIELHRPYVDDVHLKCDECGETMTRVPDVVDCWFDSGSMPFAQLHYPFENEDAFEENFPADFICEGIDQTRGWFYSLLAISTFVTGKSPYKRVLVNDLILDKEGKKMSKSKGNSVDPFELFDEYGADILRWYLFYVSPAWTPTKFDVEGLKEVNSKFYMTIKNVYYFFKLYANTDELDPNDFFVEYKDRSRLDRWLLSKYNNLLKVVTGYMDEYDLTNVVRAIQEFIDEDLSNWYIRRSRRRFWASELDNDKKSVYNTTYEVLMGLAKMIAPYTPFIAEELYQKLTNEESVHLADYPEVNEDLIDNKLEEKMDLVRKLVTLGRAVREEHDIKVRQPIQKVLVDGKHQELINDLVPLMQEELNVKDIVFTDDLAGYMDYNLKPNFSVVGPILRDKMRFFAPALNKLDAEEIKEKVNNGESFTIDLDGEDFEVKADYVNIEIKDKEGFAVAMDNNLFVILDTSLSQELLDEGYAREFVSKVQQIRKNNGYEVMDNIKIYFNGDEEITNAVAAFEEYIKEETLAVSVETLDEDFDSYDLNDHETGIKLEKV